In Afipia carboxidovorans OM5, the sequence CGTGACACGACCGTCGCGCTCGAAGCCTTCAAGGGCGACCAGATCGATTGGCGCAGCGAGAACAGCGCCAAGAACTGGGCGACGGCTTACGATTTTCCTGCCGTGAAAGAAAAGCGCGTGGTGCTTGAGGAATTTGCCAACCGCACCATGGGCATCATGCAGGCGTTTGTCTTCAACATCCGCCGCGACAAGTTCAAGGACCCGCGCGTGCGCCGCGCGATGAACTACGCGTTCGATTTCGAGGAGATGAACCGGCAGATTTTCTTCGGCCAGTACACCCGGATCGCGAGTTATTTCGAGGGCACCGAGCTTGCTTCCAGCGGGTTGCCGTCAGAGCGTGAACTCAAGATTCTCGAAACCGTCCGCGACCAAGTGCCGCCTGAGGTATTCACCGCGGCCTACACCAACCCGGTTGGCGGTTCGTCCGAGAACGTACGCAGCAATTTGCGCGAAGGCCTCAGGCTTCTCAAATCGGCGGGTTACGAGATCAAGGAGCGCAAGCTCGTCGATTCCCGAACCGGTGCCCCGTTCGAGCTCGAGCTTCTCGCCTACGATCCGAACTTCGAGCGCGTGCTTCTGTTCTTCAAGCCCTCGCTGGAGCGCATGGGCATGACGGTCACCGTCCGCACCGTGGACGCGACCCAATACGAGAACCGACTGCGCAGTTGGGATTTCGATGTGGTCGTGAATTCCTGGCCGGAATCGCTGTCGCCGGGCAACGAGCAGCGTGAGTTCTGGGGCTCGCAAGCGGCCGATATGCCGGGCTCGCGCAACCTCATTGGCATCAAGGATGCTGCGATCGACAAGCTGATCGAGCGCGTGATTTTCGCCACCGATCGCGAGGATCTTGTCGCTGCTACCAAGGCGCTCGACCGCGTGCTGCTGTGGCATAACTTCGTGGTGCCGCAGTGGACCTATGGCAAGACGCGTACCGCGCGCTGGGATCGTTTCGGTCGCCCTGCCGAGATGCCGAAATACGGCATGTCCGCATTCCCCGATATCTGGTGGTTCGATGCGGAGAAGGCCGGCAAGACCGGGCGACGCTCTTGAGGCGGGTTTCGCGCCGTCATGTGTTGGTGCTTGGCGGCGCTGCCGCAGCCGCTCTTGCCGTCAGGCCGGCATCGGCCACCGAGGGTGAATTCGCGCACGGCATGTCGGCCTTCGGCGACCTGAAATATCCGAAAGACTTCACGCAATTCGATTACGTCAACGCCGATGCGCCGAAGGGCGGGTTGTTTTCGACGGTGCCTTCGAGCCGCTCCTACAACCAGTCGTTTCAGACCTTCAACTCGCTCAACGCTTTCATCCTCAAGGGTGACGGCGCGATCGGCATGGAGCAGACCTTCACCACGCTGATGACACGCTCCGGCGACGAGCCCGATGCGATGTATGGCCTTGCCGCGAGTGGCGTGCAGATTTCCGCGGACGGGCTGACGTATCGCTTCCGGATGCGGCGCGAGGCGCGCTTTCATGACGGCACGCGGATCGCCGCGAAGGACGTGGCCTTCTCACTCAACACCTTGAAAGAGAAGGGCCACCCGATCATCCGCCAGCAGATGCGCGATGTGATCAAGGCCGAGGCGGTGGATGACGATACGC encodes:
- a CDS encoding extracellular solute-binding protein encodes the protein MPISRRQLLRSGAYAASLPLLNSVRPAFAAPAPADAWTHGLSLFGEVKYPSNFSHFDYVNPSAPKGGVVRLTSIGTYDNFNIVVAGVKGAIGSINQIYEALTVSALDEVSTQYGLLAEAISYPADFSSVTYRLRHEAKWHDGKPVTPEDVIFSLNAFKKYHPFYSAYYRHVTTVEKVGERDVKFTFDAPGNRELPQIVGQLVVLPKHYWEGTDASGKVRDIGATTLEPPLASGPYKIKSFVPGRSIVLERVKDYWGREIAVNVGRDNFDELRYEYFRDTTVALEAFKGDQIDWRSENSAKNWATAYDFPAVKEKRVVLEEFANRTMGIMQAFVFNIRRDKFKDPRVRRAMNYAFDFEEMNRQIFFGQYTRIASYFEGTELASSGLPSERELKILETVRDQVPPEVFTAAYTNPVGGSSENVRSNLREGLRLLKSAGYEIKERKLVDSRTGAPFELELLAYDPNFERVLLFFKPSLERMGMTVTVRTVDATQYENRLRSWDFDVVVNSWPESLSPGNEQREFWGSQAADMPGSRNLIGIKDAAIDKLIERVIFATDREDLVAATKALDRVLLWHNFVVPQWTYGKTRTARWDRFGRPAEMPKYGMSAFPDIWWFDAEKAGKTGRRS